The following proteins come from a genomic window of Ammospiza nelsoni isolate bAmmNel1 chromosome 6, bAmmNel1.pri, whole genome shotgun sequence:
- the BDKRB2 gene encoding B2 bradykinin receptor — protein MVSITAENVKQLYNMTTQELTVSPEYSHNNSGVHQIDQYECVSADVWKWLQDFQPGFLWFIFILGSIENSFVLTVLCFHKSSCTVAEIYLANMAFADLMLVCTLPFWAINISNNFHWPFGQFFCKAINIMSYMNLYSSIYFLTLVSIDRYLALVKTMSLGRMRRTVCAKWNCFVIWTCALLMCSPTMAFRNLHYFKEYNITACVLLYPASFWEPTNNSLLNIVGFVIPFCVITYCTVQIIKALRSSELQKMKVVQTERRATMLVFAVLLLFIICWLPFQISTFIDTIRYFSPTLKCLEDINDILTQIATYCSYSNSCLNPVLYVIVGKNFQKKAAEFYKDLFTKRCRKSQSVQMENSLDTLRTSISSEYPRKKSVLSLPQ, from the coding sequence aTGGTTTCCATCACAGCTGAAAATGTTAAGCAGCTGTACAACATGACTACCCAGGAGCTCACAGTCAGTCCAGAGTATTCCCACAATAATTCAGGAGTGCATCAGATAGATCAATATGAATGTGTTAGTGCAGATGTGTGGAAATGGCTACAGGATTTTCAGCCTGGATTTCTCTGGTTTATATTTATTCTGGGATCAATAGAAAATTCCTTTGTGCTCACCGTCCTGTGTTTCCACAAGAGTAGCTGCACAGTGGCTGAAATTTACCTAGCAAACATGGCATTTGCTGACCTCATGTTGGTCTGTACTTTACCTTTCTGGGCCATTaatatttctaataattttcaTTGGCCTTTTGGCCAGTTTTTCTGTAAAGCCATCAACATTATGAGTTACATGAACCTATATTCTAGCATCTATTTCCTGACACTAGTGAGCATTGACCGCTACCTGGCCCTGGTGAAAACCATGTCCCTTGGACGGATGAGACGAACCGTCTGTGCCAAATGGAATTGTTTTGTAATTTGGACATGTGCACTGCTCATGTGTTCACCTACAATGGCGTTTCgaaatttgcattattttaaagaGTACAACATCACAGCCTGTGTTCTTCTCTACCCAGCTAGCTTCTGGGAGCCCACAAACAACAGCTTGCTGAATATTGTGGGGTTTGTGATCCCATTCTGTGTAATTACCTATTGCACTGTGCAAATCATCAAGGCCTTACGAAGCAGTGAGCTACAAAAAATGAAGGTAGTCCAGACAGAGAGGAGAGCCACCATGCTGGTctttgctgtgctcctgctgttcATCATTTGCTGGCTTCCGTTCCAGATCAGCACATTCATCGACACAATCCGTTACTTCTCACCCACCCTCAAGTGCCTGGAGGACATCAATGACATTCTGACCCAGATAGCCACATACTGCTCCTACAGCAACAGCTGCCTGAACCCAGTCTTGTATGTGATTGTTGGGAAAAACTTCCAGAAGAAGGCTGCGGAATTCTACAAGGACTTGTTCACAAAGAGGTGCAGAAAATCACAGTCTGTGCAGATGGAAAACTCCCTGGACACTTTAAGAACTTCCATCTCAAGCGAATACCCAAGGAAAAAGTCTGTTTTGTCATTACCCCAATAG
- the BDKRB1 gene encoding B1 bradykinin receptor has protein sequence MTETPLVNITSSNQSEHQSNSTVCPDLDEWWDIVYYVGPKYINTICVVGMLGNVFVLFTYSLHKGPLKIAEIYLMNLAVADLVFLMCLPFWAENIKNEFNWPFGSFLCRSISASITLNMYTSIYLLVAVSVDRYLTFVHTLNHREIWSKSMTKGICLLIWFFCILLSIPAFMFRTVKDFPQWNISACTLDFPSPPWQLAESLVGNVVGFLLPSTAIIFLNFSTIRSLQKTAKERKAIRAKGCKRHRGTKATRLILTVVLMFLFCWTPHHFFVFLDILYHTEVIKGCFWEELINFGEQFSYMLAITNSCINPVIYVFVGKYFRQKALEVFSQFIPCGFPSRWVSFKEMSSNFNMFPIKSSLT, from the coding sequence atgactgAAACTCCTCTAGTGAATATTACCTCCTCAAACCAGAGTGAACATCAGAGCAACTCAACTGTTTGCCCAGACTTGGATGAGTGGTGGGACATTGTGTACTATGTAGGGCCCAAGTACATCAACACCATCTGCGTCGTTGGGATGCTTGGAAATGTGTTTGTTCTCTTCACCTATTCACTGcacaagggccccctgaagATAGCTGAAATCTACCTGATGAACCTTGCTGTTGCTGACCTTGTCTTCCTCATGTGCCTCCCTTTCTGGGCAGAGAACATCAAAAATGAGTTCAACTGGCCCTTTGGCAGCTTCCTGTGCCGCAGCATCAGCGCCTCCATCACCCTGAACATGTACACCAGCATCTACCTGCTCGTGGCCGTCAGCGTGGATCGCTACCTGACCTTTGTCCACACCTTGAACCACAGGGAGATATGGAGCAAATCCATGACCAAAGGGATCTGCTTGCTCATCTGGTTCTTTTGCATCCTTCTCAGCATCCCAGCTTTCATGTTCCGGACGGTGAAAGACTTTCCCCAGTGGAATATTTCAGCCTGCACCTTGGACTTCCCCAGCCCGCCGTGGCAATTGGCTGAAAGCCTGGTGGGCAATGTGGTGGGGTTTCTGCTGCCATCCACAGCAATCATCTTCCTCAATTTCTCCACCATTAGGTCCCTacaaaaaacagcaaaagagCGAAAAGCAATCAGAGCAAAGGGTTGCAAGAGGCACAGAGGCACGAAGGCAACCAGGCTGATCCTCACTGTGGTACTGATGTTTCTTTTCTGCTGGACTCCTCACCATTTTTTTGTATTCCTTGATATATTATACCATACAGAAGTGATCAAAGGCTGCTTCTGGGAGGAACTGATCAACTTTGGGGAGCAGTTTTCTTATATGCTGGCTATCACCAACAGCTGCATTAACCCTGTGATTTATGTCTTTGTTGGGAAATACTTCAGGCAAAAGGCTTTAGAAGTTTTTTCACAGTTTATTCCCTGTGGATTTCCTTCGAGATGGGTATCTTTCAAAGAAATGTCTTCAAATTTCAACATGTTTCCAATCAAGAGTAGTTTAACATAA